From Rhodamnia argentea isolate NSW1041297 chromosome 10, ASM2092103v1, whole genome shotgun sequence, a single genomic window includes:
- the LOC115726684 gene encoding uncharacterized protein LOC115726684, giving the protein MPSVSEYEKATSLPLKNDIFVGKVSSPHLSDKPRISGMDSRTQSMNPAKVSGQKLHEVVKTSNTSKSIKQERVLSSPCYFSSGVTFLHQQLKARNLEKKLQKAGGLSSWLMSLGLGQFVRIFRCRRINEFQLANMTMKKLKDMGAAAVGPRRKLMHAIDCVCDPYHRGLEVPPRIC; this is encoded by the coding sequence ATGCCATCTGTCAGTGAATACGAGAAGGCGACATCATTGCCACTCAAGAATGACATATTTGTGGGAAAGGTTTCTTCTCCACATCTGTCGGACAAACCTAGAATCTCAGGGATGGATTCCAGAACACAGTCCATGAACCCTGCCAAAGTTTCTGGCCAGAAGTTACATGAAGTAGTGAAAACATCAAATACCTCGAAAAGTATCAAACAGGAGAGAGTGTTAAGTAGTCCTTGTTACTTCTCCAGCGGGGTGACATTCCTTCATCAACAGCTCAAGGCACGAAATCTCGAGAAGAAACTTCAGAAGGCCGGTGGACTGAGCAGCTGGCTGATGTCACTGGGGCTGGGGCAGTTTGTGAGGATCTTCCGGTGCAGGCGCATCAATGAGTTTCAGCTGGCTAATATGACGATGAAGAAGCTCAAAGATATGGGTGCCGCTGCCGTGGGGCCTCGGAGGAAATTGATGCACGCTATCGACTGCGTTTGTGATCCTTATCATCGAGGACTTGAAGTGCCTCCTAGGATCTGCTGA
- the LOC115726680 gene encoding probable E3 ubiquitin-protein ligase BAH1-like, which produces MKFGVTFMEYLHGEQERFLGKCSHVEYKQLKKVLKRCRTCRSLRRPCGAGQGEEGDADGPPGLCQCEACPVCDQMIFSELMKEASEIAGCFNSRVRHLLHLLVATGIHRYIQCFRPCFKGDQQVLLEEGRMLIEYVTMNAIAIRKILKKYDKVHGSVNGEHFRSKMRAEHIELLQSPWLLELGAFYLNFGGSDAEECAECSIQFSFHFDETKSALIMSLPGSIKLEYDLTCAICLDTVFNPYALSCGHLFCKSCACSAASVMISEGLKAASEDAKCPVCREAGVYGNSVHMSVLNLLLKKRCKEYWEERLGAERDEMLKQSKEYWDRQTKYMIGY; this is translated from the exons atgaagttcgGCGTGACGTTTATGGAGTATTTGCATGGGGAGCAGGAGCGGTTCCTGGGCAAGTGCTCTCATGTCGAGTACAAACAGCTGAAGAAGGTCCTCAAGAGGTGCCGCACCTGCAGATCGTTGCGCCGGCCTTGCGGCGCGGGGCAAGGGGAGGAGGGGGACGCCGACGGGCCGCCGGGGCTCTGCCAATGCGAGGCTTGTCCGG TATGTGATCAGATGATTTTCTCTGAGTTGATGAAGGAAGCTTCAGAAATAGCAGGATGCTTTAACTCAAGAGTtagacatcttcttcatctcctCGTTGCAACTGGGATTCACAGGTACATACAGTGTTTTCGTCCATGTTTCAAGGGCGATCAACAAGTCCTGTTAGAAGAAGGAAGAATGTTGATTGAATATGTCACTATGAATGCAATTGCTATCAGAAAAATCCTCAAGAAGTATGACAAG GTTCATGGCTCTGTCAATGGGGAGCATTTCAGATCTAAGATGCGGGCCGAGCATATAGAGCTCTTGCAATCCCCATGGCTACTAGAACTGGGAGCTTTCTATTTGAATTTCGGAGGATCAGATGCTGAAGAATGTGCTGAGTGTTCTATTCagttttcatttcattttgatgaGACAAAGTCTGCTCTGATAATGTCACTTCCAGGTTCTATAAAGCTAGAATATGATCTGACTTGCGCTATTTGCCTG GACACTGTGTTTAACCCATATGCACTTAGTTGTGGTCATCTTTTTTGCAAGTCATGTGCTTGCTCTGCGGCATCTGTGATGATCTCTGAAGGACTTAAGGCGGCAAGTGAGGATGCCAAATGTCCAGTTTGTAGAGAG GCTGGAGTTTATGGTAATTCTGTGCATATGTCAGTGCTAAATCTGCTCTTGAAGAAGAG GTGCAAGGAATACTGGGAGGAGAGGTTGGGCGCCGAACGCGATGAGATGTTGAAACAGTCTAAAGAGTACTGGGATAGGCAAACGAAGTACATGATCGGATACTAA
- the LOC115726681 gene encoding uncharacterized protein LOC115726681 isoform X1, translating into MEETITTLSKSLGYFCNHLQSSVDALKQSMDRRPIPLDSSSSTFIQCLNRRVSTASSDLNLLDSMSFGTVSFEELLGHCNEVFKKNQSDLAQLEERLKSFGYVPNVDNDEEDAIDDLSSPIELDPNFPLANGGFDQPSSCSGRLTAAASMTKSFEEDSLFDDSISLKRLGISDLALATIASEANGETVEPNLCLRQPQKYDGSCLRNQEDKMQDLERPYQPATVNLGTSEVEGPKSVVKASKDEYESLPSYMKSLASWEDLLIAIGKINSYLSKKENLLEHKCFFQDEISSLALGPKARSYLLLLTRMNHLVVETVDGLISYRVL; encoded by the exons ATGGAGGAGACGATAACGACGCTCAGCAAAAGCCTGGGCTACTTCTGCAACCACCTCCAGAGTAGCGTCGACGCCCTCAAGCAATCCATGGATCGCCGTCCCATCCCTCtcg ATTCATCTTCTTCGACCTTCATTCAGTGCCTGAACCGACGCGTGTCCACCGCTAGCAGCGATCTCAATTTGCTCGACTCCATGTCGTTTGGAACCGTGTCGTTCGAGGAGTTGTTAGGTCACTGCAACGAGGTTTTCAAGAAGAACCAAAGCGACCTTGCTCAGCTCGAAGAACGCCTTAAGAGCTTCGGCTATGTCCCCA ATGTtgacaatgatgaagaagatgcaatAGATGATTTATCCAGCCCCATCGAACTTGATCCTAATTTTCCACTAGCAAATGGTGGATTTGACCAGCCATCTTCATGTTCGGGGCGACTTACTGCAGCAGCTTCTATGACAAAGAGTTTTGAAGAAGACTCACT ATTTGATGACTCCATCAGCTTGAAAAGACTTGGTATATCTGACCTAGCTCTGGCCACAATAGCTTCGGAAG CTAATGGTGAGACTGTTGAGCCAAATCTATGCTTGAGACAACCACAAAAGTATGATGGTTCATGCTTGag AAATCAAGAGGATAAGATGCAAGACCTGGAGAGGCCATATCAACCTGCTACAGTGAACTTGGGGACAAGTGAAG TTGAAGGCCCAAAATCTGTAGTTAAGGCATCAAAAGATGAGTATGAAAGTCTTCCTTCCTACATGAAAAGTCTTGCATCATGGGAG GATTTGCTTATAGCTATTGGGAAGATAAACTCATACCTgagcaagaaagagaacctACTGGAACACAAGTGCTTCTTTCAAGACGAAATATCATCATTGGCATTGG GGCCCAAGGCAAGATCCTATCTGCTGCTGCTTACTCGCATGAACCACCTGGTTGTTGAGACAGTTGATGGATTGATCTCGTACAGAGTTTTATAG
- the LOC115726681 gene encoding uncharacterized protein LOC115726681 isoform X2, whose protein sequence is MEETITTLSKSLGYFCNHLQSSVDALKQSMDRRPIPLDSSSSTFIQCLNRRVSTASSDLNLLDSMSFGTVSFEELLGHCNEVFKKNQSDLAQLEERLKSFGYVPNVDNDEEDAIDDLSSPIELDPNFPLANGGFDQPSSCSGRLTAAASMTKSFEEDSLFDDSISLKRLGISDLALATIASEANGETVEPNLCLRQPQKYDGSCLRNQEDKMQDLERPYQPATVNLGTSEVEGPKSVVKASKDEYESLPSYMKSLASWEGPRQDPICCCLLA, encoded by the exons ATGGAGGAGACGATAACGACGCTCAGCAAAAGCCTGGGCTACTTCTGCAACCACCTCCAGAGTAGCGTCGACGCCCTCAAGCAATCCATGGATCGCCGTCCCATCCCTCtcg ATTCATCTTCTTCGACCTTCATTCAGTGCCTGAACCGACGCGTGTCCACCGCTAGCAGCGATCTCAATTTGCTCGACTCCATGTCGTTTGGAACCGTGTCGTTCGAGGAGTTGTTAGGTCACTGCAACGAGGTTTTCAAGAAGAACCAAAGCGACCTTGCTCAGCTCGAAGAACGCCTTAAGAGCTTCGGCTATGTCCCCA ATGTtgacaatgatgaagaagatgcaatAGATGATTTATCCAGCCCCATCGAACTTGATCCTAATTTTCCACTAGCAAATGGTGGATTTGACCAGCCATCTTCATGTTCGGGGCGACTTACTGCAGCAGCTTCTATGACAAAGAGTTTTGAAGAAGACTCACT ATTTGATGACTCCATCAGCTTGAAAAGACTTGGTATATCTGACCTAGCTCTGGCCACAATAGCTTCGGAAG CTAATGGTGAGACTGTTGAGCCAAATCTATGCTTGAGACAACCACAAAAGTATGATGGTTCATGCTTGag AAATCAAGAGGATAAGATGCAAGACCTGGAGAGGCCATATCAACCTGCTACAGTGAACTTGGGGACAAGTGAAG TTGAAGGCCCAAAATCTGTAGTTAAGGCATCAAAAGATGAGTATGAAAGTCTTCCTTCCTACATGAAAAGTCTTGCATCATGGGAG GGCCCAAGGCAAGATCCTATCTGCTGCTGCTTACTCGCATGA